A segment of the Sphingobacterium oryzagri genome:
TCGGCATAAAAACGATGAGACAGCCCGTAATCATACTTAACGCCCACAAGCCGCTAAGGCGATCAAAGAATACGGCGCTCAATACTTTGCGTCCTTTTACGGCGTAATTCTTTTTTAGAAAATAGATTTTATATCCATCGCCCCCAATGCCACCTGGCAAGAAAAAATTGTACAATAATCCCAACTGATAAAGCCGGAGATTGTAGCGTTCGGTAAGTCGCAAACCAATGACGTCTAGAAAACTACGTAATCTAGATGAGGCTACCACCAGAGAAAGACAGTAAAACAGCAAGGCCAATAGCAGGTAAAGGTAATTGCAATCGCTTAATGCCTGCTTTAAATCTTGAAAAGAAATCTTTTTTGAGACCCAGTAGAGGGCAGCAGCGGTGATCACGAATTTTGCGATGTTCTTACCTATCGACCAATACTTGTTTTTCTTCATGCTTCCGTTCTTGGATTACAGCCTACATCCTGCTGCTAATTAAAAATTGATAGCACACGACTGTAAAACATCACCAGATACAAGCAAATAAATATGCCCGACAGCACAAACAGCCAGTTGTACTCCAAACTTTGATACTTGGTTCGTAAAACGACGATCAATAACGCGACAAAGCATAGCATAAGCAATACTGGCGCCACAATAGACCAAGGATTTGGAAATGATACAGCGGTGGCCATAGCTTCCGGTCGGGTGAAATATACGATGATCGGCAGCGCTATCAAAATGATCGTAATTCGAAGAACGGCTTTTGCTACTATTTTGCTAATGGTATGATTTTTGGATGGAGTCATCAACGCAAAGTTTTATCTTTGCGAAGATAGAAAAAATAGAAAACTAAATTTTACATTATGCGAAAACATATCTTATCTGTATGCACGTTATTGGCGCTGGTTTTAGTACTGGGCTCGTGTGGAGCACAAAGAAAAACATCAACAGGAGGAGCATCGACTTCTACAGGTACACAAGGTCCTTCAGCCTCCCAATGGCGTAGTGGTTTGAAAGGTAAATGGGTGCTTAATTCTGTAGACAGAGAAGATATTCCGGCGGCATATACGATAAAAAATATTTTTGATGAGGCGCCTGTAGACTGTTTTGTCGGCAGCGTATGGAATTTGCCGGGCGGTAACTACCGTGGTAGTATAACTTTTAATACTTCGGGTACACTGTGTGCTGATGGTGCCGTGCGTACCATTGTATGGTCGGTATTTGATGATAAATCTGGCGCACAACATCCGCAATTTCAATTCAAGAAAATCTATTCTGGAGAGAAAGCAAGCAACGTAACTTCGGGTTACCGCTTAAATCTTTCCTATTCTGATGGACAATCACTTGTGATGCGCATGCCTATTCCATTGGATAATGGTACAGGATATCTCGTGTTAAACTTTACCAAAGCAGTAGACTAGTCTTTGGTTATTTAAAAAACGGTATTATGCCGGTTCAAACCTGCGTTCAGGAATTGCCGCTGCTTTGATTTTCGATCAAAAGAAGCAATTACTGAACTATTTATGGGGTTTGAACCGGCTATTTTTTTGGCCGTTCACTGACGAGTCACTTCTTACAACAAATGTTTTGTAGACACTTTTTGAAGTTCGCATAAGATAAATCGATGGAAACACCTAAATATTTTTAAATTTGCTTATTATTTGAAAATATGGATGCAAATAAAGCTAAAGTTGCTTTCGTTACTGGAATCACGGGCCAAGATGGGGCTTACCTGGCTGAGTTCTTATTAAGAAAAGGATATATCGTGCATGGATTAAAGCGCCGCTCGTCATCGTTTAATACCGATCGTATTGATCATTTATATCAGGATCCACACCTTAGCCAACGTAATTTCATTTTGCATTACGGTGATTTGACGGATTCGACCAACCTGATTCGCATTATCCAGGAAATACAGCCGGACGAAATTTACAACCTGGCAGCCCAATCACACGTTAAAGTAAGTTTCGACACGCCAGAGTATACGGCAAATGCCGATGGTTTGGGTACTTTACGTATTCTGGATGCGGTGAGGTTATTAGGCTTGACAGCAAAAACCAAGATATATCAGGCGGCTACTTCGGAGTTGTACGGTTTGGTACAAGCGGTGCCGCAAAATGAAGATACGCCCTTTTATCCGCGAAGCCCCTATGCTGTAGCCAAGCTTTATGGCTATTGGATTACGGTCAACTATCGTGAAGCCTACCAGATGTTTGCGTGCAATGGTATTCTGTTTAACCATGAAAGCCCTGTGCGTGGCGAGACGTTCGTAACGCGCAAAATCACACGTGCTGTGGCTAAAATAGCGTTAGGTCTTCAAGATAAGTTGTATCTTGGAAATTTGTCTGCGCAGCGCGACTGGGGGCATGCGAAAGATTATGTCGAGGCCATGTGGTTGATTTTGCAGCAGGAAAAGCCCGAAGATTTTGTGATCGCTACGGGCGTCACAACGACGGTACGTGACTTTGTGCGCATGGCATTTGCCGAATTAGGGATCGAAGTGGAATTTAGCGGTAAAGATGCCGCCGAAAAGGGCGTCATTATCGATCGGGATGAGGAAGTTCTCCATCGCCTGAATATCCCGATAGAAAACATCAAGTTAGGTCAGACAGTTGTTAAAGTTGATCCACAATATTTCCGTCCTACGGAAGTCGATTTATTGATCGGCGATCCGAGTAAAGCCAAACAAAAATTGGGCTGGGAACCAAAATATTCGTTGGAGATGCTTGTTAAAGATATGGTTGATAGCGATCTACAGCTGATGCGGAAAGAAGAATACCTCAGAAAAGGTGGATTTACCATCATGAACTATTTTGAATAAGCTGTTAACAAATCAAATCGCAGGCTAATTGGAACAATTTTTGTTGAGGTAACATGTTGTTAATAATTAGGTTACTTTGCCACAGACGTCTAAAGAATAATGCAGAAGCAAGAAGTTATGGAGAAGGTAGGTACTTACGATTCGGATAAGACGTATCAGGAAGAATTGCCAAAGAAGAATAATTCGAAGATTTATTTCTTCGTTATAGCTATTGTTGCGCTATTGGCTACGAATATCTATTTCTACGTCAAGTTCAAATCCTCGGGCGAGAAGCTCTATACCATGTCGATTCAGAAGCAAGACTTGCAGATTGAAATTGATCGTATAGAGGCTGAATTAGATAACTTAACAGCCATTAAGTCGGCAGATCAAGTCGATCCAAATTTGGCGGCATCTGAAGAGCGTGCACGCGCAATAATTACCGAGCTACGAAGAAAACTAGATAATCATACCATCACTGAAGATGATATTGCTTCCGCAAAGCAGCAGGTGGCGCAGCTGAAAGGCGATGTTTCTGATCTCCGCGTTAGCTTAAACGAGTTGAAAGTTAGAAATGAACTTTTGCAGCGTGAAAATCAGGACTTATCTCGCCAGGTACTGTCAACCGACCAAAAGGTAAACTCGCTATCCAAAGAAAACACGCAGCTTAAAGATAAAGTCACGATTGCATCGGGACTGAAGGTTTCCAACGTGCAGGTTAATGGTGTGTCTATTTCCAAAAAAGGAATGATCGAGATTGAATCACGTGCCAGACGCGTTGATCAATTGCAGATCTTGTTTTCCGTGGCAGATAATGCGTTGGCCAAAGCGGGTAATAAGGATGTTTTCGTCCGTGTGGTAGATCCCGCCGGTAATTTATTTGGAGATGCTAACAATTTTTTCTACGTGCACGGTGAGAAGCTGCAGTATACATTCAAAGATGTGATCAACTTTACTAATAAGGGAGAAGAATATCAATTTCTTTGGCCTTTAGATAAATTTAAAAAAGGCGCCTATACCGTATTGCTGTATAATGATAATGCCATTATGGGGCGAGCTGGAGTCGTTCTAAAATAACTGCATCTGGGTTTTACAAGTTTTCTGCTATTTATCTACACGATCACGCTCTCAATAAACGTTACGCAGGCTTTCCTACCTTTCGTTATAGCCTTTAGCCGGTTTTTAATTTCTCTTCGTTAGTGTTCAGCTTTTTTATTTAAGGAGGTATTCGCGTAATACCAATCGCTTGGTGCAATCCGGAGACTTTTCGTTATCGATGACGAGCGCTATCATCAATAGCTTCAATGGCAATTATAAGGGATCAAGCTTCGTGCAGATCCATTGCGCACCGTAATTTTATCTAACATTCCTTTATCGTTGAAGCAAGCGAATTTTTGTCAAGCGTTTGCGTAACTTTAACGAGCCCATTTATTTGAAAAATAGTTTGGTCATTTCCAGACTTTGCTTCTTTTTGAGGACGAAAGCAGATGCCTACATGTCATGGATGCGGTCTGTCG
Coding sequences within it:
- the gmd gene encoding GDP-mannose 4,6-dehydratase, which encodes MDANKAKVAFVTGITGQDGAYLAEFLLRKGYIVHGLKRRSSSFNTDRIDHLYQDPHLSQRNFILHYGDLTDSTNLIRIIQEIQPDEIYNLAAQSHVKVSFDTPEYTANADGLGTLRILDAVRLLGLTAKTKIYQAATSELYGLVQAVPQNEDTPFYPRSPYAVAKLYGYWITVNYREAYQMFACNGILFNHESPVRGETFVTRKITRAVAKIALGLQDKLYLGNLSAQRDWGHAKDYVEAMWLILQQEKPEDFVIATGVTTTVRDFVRMAFAELGIEVEFSGKDAAEKGVIIDRDEEVLHRLNIPIENIKLGQTVVKVDPQYFRPTEVDLLIGDPSKAKQKLGWEPKYSLEMLVKDMVDSDLQLMRKEEYLRKGGFTIMNYFE